From Pieris rapae chromosome 3, ilPieRapa1.1, whole genome shotgun sequence, a single genomic window includes:
- the LOC110993272 gene encoding porimin, whose protein sequence is MKKVVFLCLLSVSLCVSKPANEGAIQASPQTTNSSVTSKAPESSTVPIPIPIPNLGSNGTIATQAAPNQTKEATEASPVTEKSSQPIDNKTSEKKEETKEKSVNPTKASPQEKPQEKSSTSKTEEAVTPPVTPPKDVPTKATSTVAPNDKVTARPIEGHPGFDGASFVGGIILTMGLLAIGFMGFKYYKNHTERNYHTL, encoded by the exons ATGAAGAAAGTAGTTTTCTTGTGTTTATTATCGGTATCCTTATGCGTCAGCAAACCTGCTAATGAAG GTGCCATACAAGCATCACCACAAACTACCAATTCTTCAGTGACTTCTAAAGCACCAGAATCTTCAACAGTTCCCATTCCAATCCCAATTCCCAATCTAGGTTCAAATGGTACTATTGCCACACAAGCAGCTCCAAACCAAACTAAAGAAGCAACAGAGGCTTCCCCAGTTACTGAGAAATCTAGCCAACCCATAGATAACAAAACTTCTGAAAAGAAAGAAGAGACAAAAGAAAAGTCAGTTAACCCAACAAAAGCTTCACCTCAAGAAAAGCCCCAAGAAAAATCCAGCACCAGCAAGACTGAAGAAGCAGTAACACCCCCTGTTACTCCTCCGAAAGATGTCCCAACAAAAGCAACTTCTACTGTGGCCCCAAATGATAAAGTTACAGCTCGTCCCATTGAAGGACATCCAGG gttTGATGGAGCTAGTTTTGTAGGTGGAATAATATTAACCATGGGTCTTCTGGCCATCGGGTTTATGGGATTCAAGTACTACAAGAACCACACTGAAAGAAACTACCATActctttaa